The proteins below are encoded in one region of Macrococcus armenti:
- the tatC gene encoding twin-arginine translocase subunit TatC: MDKDNLTIVEHLEELRARLMVVGYFLIAGMFIGFIFGKPVTKFLTVTDVPKGIALNYFKVSDPLSIYLSVIMIIAIIIISPVILYQLWAFISPGLHPQERRVTLAYIPFCIILFFAGMSFGYFILFPYFINFSLELASDMGLHQQIGVTQYFGEMVKITMPFGFVFQLPILLLFLTRLGVVNPIFLKKNRKYAYFILMVIAAIIAPPDTMTYIIFVLPMVLLYEFSIQISKIGYRQYLKGEQKLIEEELEK, encoded by the coding sequence GTGGATAAGGATAATTTAACAATAGTTGAACATCTTGAAGAATTGCGGGCAAGACTTATGGTTGTCGGTTACTTTTTAATTGCAGGTATGTTCATTGGATTTATATTCGGTAAACCTGTCACAAAGTTTCTTACAGTAACGGATGTACCTAAAGGCATTGCATTAAATTACTTTAAAGTATCTGATCCGCTTTCTATTTATTTGAGCGTTATTATGATTATTGCGATTATTATTATTTCACCGGTAATCCTCTATCAGCTGTGGGCGTTTATATCACCGGGTTTACATCCACAGGAAAGACGTGTGACGCTTGCGTATATCCCTTTTTGTATTATTTTATTTTTTGCTGGGATGAGTTTTGGATACTTTATATTATTTCCTTACTTTATTAACTTCTCACTTGAACTCGCAAGTGATATGGGATTACATCAGCAAATCGGTGTGACGCAGTACTTCGGAGAAATGGTGAAGATTACGATGCCGTTTGGCTTTGTATTCCAGTTACCGATACTACTATTATTCTTAACACGTCTTGGCGTTGTGAATCCGATATTCTTAAAGAAAAATAGAAAGTATGCGTACTTTATTTTAATGGTAATTGCTGCTATTATAGCGCCACCAGATACGATGACTTATATCATTTTCGTATTGCCGATGGTGTTGCTATATGAATTCAGCATCCAGATCAGTAAAATCGGTTATAGACAGTATTTGAAAGGCGAGCAGAAATTAATAGAAGAGGAATTAGAGAAGTAG
- a CDS encoding twin-arginine translocase TatA/TatE family subunit: MLLGFASPTILVFLGIVALIIFGPKKMPEFGRSMGETLKEFKNATNGIMDEDKDDKEVKK; encoded by the coding sequence ATGTTACTTGGTTTTGCATCACCAACAATTTTAGTGTTTTTAGGTATTGTCGCGTTAATTATATTCGGTCCTAAAAAAATGCCGGAATTCGGTCGCTCAATGGGAGAGACTTTAAAGGAATTTAAAAATGCAACAAACGGTATTATGGATGAAGATAAAGATGATAAAGAAGTAAAAAAATAA
- a CDS encoding redox-sensing transcriptional repressor Rex, which yields MSKDEIKIPKATLKRLPLYYRFVNTLYNSNVERVSSKELSDGLQIDSATIRRDFSYFGELGKKGYGYNVNFLLNFFKTTLQQDMITKVAIIGVGNLGTALVNYNFSINDRMKITAAFDANPESIGRQIGKIEVQDMKDFEKVVDKTGIQVVILTVPGSVAQDVANRVTKAQIKGILNFTPERLNVPSGVHVHHIDLGVELQSLIFFMKNH from the coding sequence ATGTCGAAGGACGAAATTAAAATTCCTAAAGCCACTTTAAAACGACTTCCTTTATATTATCGTTTTGTTAATACGTTATATAATTCAAATGTTGAACGAGTGAGCAGTAAGGAATTAAGTGATGGGTTACAAATTGATTCTGCTACGATTCGTAGAGACTTCTCCTACTTTGGAGAACTCGGAAAGAAAGGTTACGGCTATAACGTTAACTTTCTACTCAACTTCTTCAAGACAACATTACAGCAAGATATGATTACGAAAGTTGCAATTATTGGAGTCGGTAACTTAGGTACGGCATTAGTAAACTATAATTTTTCAATTAATGACCGTATGAAGATTACAGCAGCATTCGATGCGAATCCGGAATCAATCGGTAGACAAATTGGTAAGATTGAAGTTCAGGATATGAAAGATTTTGAGAAAGTTGTTGATAAGACTGGTATTCAGGTCGTAATATTAACTGTACCGGGAAGTGTCGCGCAAGACGTCGCAAATAGAGTGACAAAAGCACAAATTAAAGGTATATTAAACTTTACACCAGAAAGATTAAATGTACCGAGTGGCGTACATGTTCATCACATTGATTTAGGCGTTGAATTACAATCTTTAATTTTCTTTATGAAAAATCATTAG